The Mycolicibacterium mucogenicum DSM 44124 genomic sequence ATCCGGCCCAGCATTGCGACGCCGAAACCCGTTGCCAGCGCGGTCAATCCGTTGCCGATGACGAACAGGGTCAGTAGCACCAGCAGCGCGGCTTTCGGCGGGCGGCGCGACAACGCGGCCGTGACGGTGAACGCGCCGACCACGACCGCCAGGGCATACCCCCAGATCAGGGCGCCGGCAGTGGGCACACTGACGTGCAGTGCGTCGGCCACGTCGGTGAGCAGTCCGGCGATGACGAACTCGGTCAGGCCGATGCCGAACCCGCCGAGCGCCAGCGCAGGCAGGCCGGGATGAAGTCGCCGCGTCGGCGCGGCGAGACTGTTTTTGGGCAGGGTGGAACTATCCATGGGCGAGCTCCTTGGATTGAGAATTTCCTGTTGCCGCGCAGCGATATTCGCTACGCAGCGCTACTCGGTGATGGTGGTGCTGGCCAGCAGGCGCAGCGCAGCCTCATCGCTGGACCCGGGTTCGGCGTGTTGCAACAGCAGCCGGTGACCGTTGTCTTCGGGCAGATGCAGGATCTGGAAATGCAGGTCCAGCCGCCCCACCACCGGGTGGTGGTAGCGCTTGATGCCGTGCGTACACAGCGCCACGGGTTGCGCCGCCCACAATTGCGCGAAGTCCTCACTGGCCACACTCAGGTTGCCGACCAGACGGGCGAGGTCGGCCTCGGCAACATGGCCGGCGCTGACATAGCGCAGCGAGGCCACTGCCAAGGTGGCTTCGGCTTCCCACTCGCGATGGAGGCTGCGCGCGTGTGCGTCGATGAACATCATCGCCACTTTGTTGGGCGGTTCGGCACTGTATGGCGCAGCCGGTGACAGGTGCGGTGCAAGCAGCGCATGGCCCAGTCGATTCCAGGCGATGATGTCTTGCAACGGCGACAGTGCGACGGCGGCGATGTCGGGCATCGCGTCCAGCAGGGTGACGCAATCGGGACGCAGCTGGGTTCGCCCCGCTCGCACCTTGGTGTCGCCGACCGCGGCCAGCCGCTGTAAGTGCGCCCGTTCGGCCTCGTCGAGCCCGAGGGCCCTTGCCAGCGCGTCCAGCACCTGGGTCGAGGGATTGGTGGCCAGCCCCTGCTCCAAGCGCGTGTAGTACGTCAACGACACCCCAGCCGCTTCGGCCAGTTCTTCGCGGCGCAACCCGGGCACCCGGCGTGGCCCCAGACCGACCAGCCCCGGCAGTAGCGCCGTGTCGGCGGCTGCCCGCCGACTACGAAGAAAGTCCGCGAGCTGCTGCCCGCCCGATCCGCGTGCGTCCGTCATGTTTTCCATCGTGCGTGACGGATCCGCGGCGCGCCTGTCCCTGGCAGTGACAGGCAGCTATCGATGCTGGGTGCGTCGCGAACTCGGGCGTGCGATGGTGCTGAGATGACAACGTTCGTCATCGACGCGCCGGTGGCCATCTTGCTCGCCACGTCCGAAGCTGCCATTCCGCCGCAGCACAGTCTGGCGGCTCCAACACTCTTGCGCTCGCAGGTCCTTGCCCTTGTGTACGAGTCGGTGCGCCGCGGCGACATCGATGAACGGGCAGGCCGGAAAGTGCTCGACGGCGTCCGCGGGCTACGAATCCGGCTTCTCGGCGATCGATCCCTGCAGGACACCGCATGGCGAATAGCGGCCGAGTTGAATTGGCCGGATACCTACCGAGCCGAGTACATCGCACTCACTCGGTTGCAGGCCGACGCACTGGCCACTTCGGACCAGGACCTTGCTTCAGCCGCAAGCGCTTTCGTGCAAACCGTGTCACCAGCTGACATTCTGTGCTGAGCTAGGTGCGCAGCCGGGTCGCCGTTCAGGCGCCGCATCAGCGGTCGGTTGCGTTCATCGGAGGCCTTTTGATCATCCCGCGCGCAGCGCGGTGTATCTGAAGCTAAAGCCCGGACGGCACGACCTTGCCGTTGACCGTTACCTCGACCTGGCCGGTCGTCGTGTTGTACGCGATCTTGCCGTGCTCGAATGTGGTGACGAGCTGATCGCCGACGGGATTCTCGTCGCTTGTGAGGACGCCCAGCGGGCCTGCCGAGCCGTTCGTGCCGGTGACCGACGGCACGCCGTCCGCGTCGCGTTGCACATTCCAGGCCTCGCGGATTTTGCCCCAGATGATGTAGGCGGGCGTGCCCGGCTGGCTGTTCTTGGCCACGATCGCGCCGCCCTGGAACTGCTGGAAGACGACGCCGCTGTCGCGGGTCCCGGCGTTGTGATCGCCTGTCAGTGGCTTGCCGAGGGCCGCCTTCTGCTTGTCCGTGGCCGACGCGTATTTGGCGGCGATCGGGCCGGTCAGCGTGACTTCGACGTCCCTCTCCCCTGTGAGCTTCACCTGGGTGGGCGGCGCCGGAACTTCGGACGTCACAACCAACGCGACCTGCGGCTGCGCCGCGACATCGCTGCTCGTGTCAGTGCTGCAGCCGGCAACGGTCAGTGCGACGGCGGCCAGGCCGGCGAGTGTTGTGCGGCGGTACGTGCTCGTGTTCATAGGTTTCCCCTCACGTCTTTCCTGTGGTGCGCGTCATATTGCAGCTGATGCCCCGGCCCGGTCACGACCATAACGGAGCCGCTTCAGCGTCGCGCGCGCTCAGCGCCTGGGGCGAGGTGCCGGGTGAAGAAGCGGGCCGCGTCCTCCCCCGCGAATTTCGGGACGCCGGTGTGGCCACCCATGTTGGCGTGCAACGTCTTTTCTCGGGAGCGAAAGGCATCGAACACGTCGAGC encodes the following:
- a CDS encoding helix-turn-helix transcriptional regulator; this translates as MTDARGSGGQQLADFLRSRRAAADTALLPGLVGLGPRRVPGLRREELAEAAGVSLTYYTRLEQGLATNPSTQVLDALARALGLDEAERAHLQRLAAVGDTKVRAGRTQLRPDCVTLLDAMPDIAAVALSPLQDIIAWNRLGHALLAPHLSPAAPYSAEPPNKVAMMFIDAHARSLHREWEAEATLAVASLRYVSAGHVAEADLARLVGNLSVASEDFAQLWAAQPVALCTHGIKRYHHPVVGRLDLHFQILHLPEDNGHRLLLQHAEPGSSDEAALRLLASTTITE
- a CDS encoding type II toxin-antitoxin system VapC family toxin, whose product is MTTFVIDAPVAILLATSEAAIPPQHSLAAPTLLRSQVLALVYESVRRGDIDERAGRKVLDGVRGLRIRLLGDRSLQDTAWRIAAELNWPDTYRAEYIALTRLQADALATSDQDLASAASAFVQTVSPADILC
- a CDS encoding LGFP repeat-containing protein; the protein is MNTSTYRRTTLAGLAAVALTVAGCSTDTSSDVAAQPQVALVVTSEVPAPPTQVKLTGERDVEVTLTGPIAAKYASATDKQKAALGKPLTGDHNAGTRDSGVVFQQFQGGAIVAKNSQPGTPAYIIWGKIREAWNVQRDADGVPSVTGTNGSAGPLGVLTSDENPVGDQLVTTFEHGKIAYNTTTGQVEVTVNGKVVPSGL